A stretch of Vigna angularis cultivar LongXiaoDou No.4 chromosome 4, ASM1680809v1, whole genome shotgun sequence DNA encodes these proteins:
- the LOC108330735 gene encoding FCS-Like Zinc finger 14 yields the protein MLGKRPQPLIGKISELLVSGGRTAALFDAIGSPRSPFEHMNLKMQQSPKGLKSYDLGGVGLGIVVALDKSEEPGHEILPKHAVCTSSLNKSVKQSAFQKGVTEIPVGSSEDYTYVTYHISNKTITKVYYDGGEGGILTHGYYNINNNTNNVGGVRRFPQTHNLIQDDDEPSYATSDFLSTCHLCRKNLHGQDIYMYRGEKAFCSTECRSRQISMDERKERCRSEASRSVELSSSSHTREQMFSTGIVAL from the exons ATGTTGGGCAAAAGGCCACAACCATTGATCGGAAAAATCTCCGAACTTTTGGTGTCCGGTGGCCGCACTGCCGCTCTTTTCGACGCCATCGGAAGCCCGAGAAGCCCATTTGAACATATGAACTTAAAGATGCAACAATCACCGAAGGGTCTAAAAAGTTACGACCTTGGTGGTGTTGGTCTGGGAATTGTGGTGGCTCTAGATAAATCCGAGGAACCAGGGCACGAAATTCTGCCCAAACACGCCGTTTGCACATCAAGTTTGAACAAATCGGTTAAACAAAGCGCGTTTCAAAAGGGTGTGACCGAAATTCCCGTCGGAAGCTCCGAGGACTACACATATGTCACATACCATATTTCCAACAAGACGATCACTAAGGTTTATTACGATGGCGGTGAAGGTGGAATCCTAACACACGGCTACTATAACATTAACAACAACACCAACAACGTTGGTGGTGTTAGAAGATTCCCACAAACgcataatttaattcaagatGATGACGAACCGTCATATGCAACATCAGATTTTCTCAGCACATGTCACTTGTGCAGAAAGAATCTCCATGGCCAAGACATATACATGTACAG AGGTGAGAAGGCATTTTGCAGCACCGAGTGCCGTTCAAGGCAAATATCCATGGATGAACGCAAGGAGAGGTGCAGATCAGAAGCTTCAAGATCTGTGGAATTGTCAAGTTCATCACACACAAGAGAACAAATGTTTTCAACTGGGATTGTGGCCCTTTAA
- the LOC108330976 gene encoding uncharacterized protein LOC108330976: protein MGSRMGRRVVQFANLPIKLLMPKTFTNIQEIALKTIPSASKIEIKRVLESLYGFEVEKVQTLNMEGKKKKRGGLLIAKPDYKKAYVTLKNPLSISPDLYPIRIIEEDKKRVNKQTTSSVVKEETHARSHWLDDRKEAQQPFRAQRPFRAQQHGRLGSRESADDAKFPWSSMRSGSSST from the coding sequence ATGGGAAGCAGAATGGGAAGAAGGGTGGTGCAGTTTGCGAACCTACCCATAAAACTTTTGATGCCCAAAACCTTCACCAACATCCAAGAAATTGCACTGAAGACCATTCCTTCCGCTTCGAAGATCGAAATCAAGCGTGTTCTTGAATCCCTCTACGGCTTCGAGGTCGAGAAGGTTCAGACATTGAACATGGAAGGTAAGAAGAAGAAACGGGGCGGATTGTTGATCGCCAAACCCGATTACAAAAAGGCTTATGTCACTCTCAAGAACCCGCTCTCCATTTCGCCCGATCTCTACCCGATCCGAATCATCGAGGAGGATAAGAAGAGGGTCAACAAGCAAACCACGTCCAGTGTCGTCAAGGAAGAGACCCACGCCAGGAGTCACTGGCTCGATGACAGGAAAGAGGCCCAGCAGCCCTTCCGGGCCCAACGGCCCTTCCGGGCCCAACAGCATGGGCGTTTGGGTAGCCGCGAGAGTGCTGATGATGCCAAGTTCCCCTGGTCCAGCATGAGGTCTGGTAGTAGTTCTACTTGA